The following is a genomic window from Paracoccus alcaliphilus.
GCCTCTGCCCCGACCCCGATCCGTTCGGCCAGCGTGGTCAGATCGGGGGCCGTGAGCAGATAGCCCGCCTTCAGCATCGCCCGCAGACCGCGCCCCCCCGGCAGCACCATGCCCAGACCATAGCGGCGGATGAAGGCCGCGTCGCAGATCAGCCATGCCGGGATCGCCGGGCGTCCTTTGCGGATCTGGCCCATGCAGAAATCGTGATAGCTGTCGCTTTCATTCACGAAACGCTGCCCCGAGGCATCGACCGCCAGCAGCCCCGGCTTTGCCCGGTCCAGCAGGATATGCGGCCAGACCGCCAGTTGCCCATCCGCGCGGCGAAAGGTCGAGCAGGGCATCCACAGCGCCGGGCTGTCGCCGCCATCGGTCAGGCGCGCGCCGATCCGCATCGCCGCATCCGCGCCGTCGCCGGTATTGGTTTCGGGCGACAGCGACAACCCGCGCGTCGCTTCGGGGAACAGGCGGGTGCGGATCGCGTCGTTCCAGCCGATGCCGCCGGTGGCCAGCACCACCCCGCGACGGGCGCGGATCACCCGTCCGCCCTGCGGATCGCGCAGGCTGGTGCCGGTGACGCGGCCATCCTCGACCAGCAACTGGTCCAAGCTGGTGTCGAACAGCACCGGCACGTTCAGCCTGCGCAGGCTGAACAGCAGCCGCGCGACCAGCGCATTGCCCATCAGCAGCCGGGTGCCGCGCGGATGGCGCAGCCGATCCTTCAGATAGCGCAGCACGATGCCCGTGCCATTCCGAAAGTTCGCGACCGAGCCGAAGGGGTTCAGCAGCGCGTCGATCTCGGCCCGGCCGACCATCATGCCGCCCAGCCCCATGAATTCGCGGCGCGGTGGGCGCACCCGGGGGAAATCATCGCCCAGCAACCTGCCATCGAAGGGCAGGGGGCCAAGCGCCCGCCCGCCCCATGCGCTGCCCGGCCCGTCCAGATAGTCGGGATGGGCCGCCGAGGCGGCGAATTTCACCTCGCTGCGGTTTTGCAGGTCGTCGATGGCCGCGCGGCCCGAGGCAAGAAAGGCCTGCCGCAGATCCTCGCCGTCGCGGTCGCCGGTGACATGGCGCAGGAAGGCGGCGGCATCGCGGGCATCGTCCGGCGCGCCGATTTCGGCCCCCAGCGAATTGCCCGGCACCCAGGTCGTCCCGCCCGAGGTCGAGGTGGTCCCACCCGCCTGCCCGGTCTTTTCGCACAGAACGACGCGAAGCCCCTCGAGCGCGGCGATCAGTGCCGTGGTCATTCCCCCGGCACCCGCCCCGATGACCAGCAGATCGACATCTTCGGGCACAATTGTCTTGTTGGCCTGCGACATGCGCGGGTCATCCTTTCCTTGCAGATGGGGCGTGGATCAGTGCGACATCAGCACCGGCAGATGCGCCTGTTCCAGCAGCAGGTTGGTCACGCCGCCCAGAAGATCCTCGTGGAACTTGCTGTGTTCATAGGCGCCGATGACCAGCATTCCCGCGCCCAGTTCCTGCGAGGCGTCCAGAATCTGCCGGCCGATATTGCCGCGGCCTTCGGCCCGGATCTCTTGCCGCGCCTTGACGCCGTGATGTTTCAGCAGGTTCAGGATCTCGGCGCCCTTGCGCTCGGGCGGGGCCTTGCCGATGCTGAGCAGCAGCACCTCGTCGGCGGCGATCAGGAAGGGCAGGGCGTCAAGGATCGCCCGCGCCGCGTTGCGCTTGCCGTCCCAGCCGATCACCACGCGTTGCGGCAGCGGGCCTTCGGGATGGTTGGGCGGCGTCACCATCACCGGCCTGCCCGAACGCAGCGCAACCACGTCGGGCCGGGCCGAAAAATGCTCCAACCCGGTCTCGGACGAGCGGCGGCCCATCACCACCAGATCGAAGCCGCGCGCGGTTTCCGCCAGCGACAGGCTGCCATTGCCCGCGATTTCCAGAAATGCGGCGCGCGAGGGATCGCCGCGTTCGCGCAGGGCGGTCATGAACCTGTCGCGGATTTCGGACACCGTATCCGCATCGCGTTCGGCCAGCATGTCCTCGATGTCGCGCGGCAGCACGCCGCGCCAGTGGCGTTGCAGGGTGTTCAGCCCGTGCCATGCCAGCCCGGTGACATGCAGGTTCCACGCGCGTTGCAGGCCGACTGCCATCGCAAGGCTGGCCCGGCCATCGGCTTCGCCGGAATAAACCGCAAGAATCGATCGATAGGACATCTCACTCACTCCTCTCGGGATTGGTCAGGCGACCGGTCACAGCGTCCGGCTGCCCTGAGTATCATACGCGTGGTTTGCGCTGCGCGAAGCGCCGTTTCGCGCGGTGACAGCCGATTGGACAGATCCGCCACCTCGACCGAGATCGCGACGTCATCGGGGATGGCGCGGGCAAGGCCCGTAAGGTCGATGGCGCCGCAGCCCGGCATCAGCCGCCCGCCACGGGCAATGGCGATCAGCCCCTCATCGCTGGGATCATAGGGGTGGGGGCCGTCGCAGAACTGGACATAGTTGATCTGCGAGGCGGGGACCGCGCGGATCTCGTCAAGGGTGGTGGGCGCGCGGTCGTAATGCAGCGCGTCGATCAGGATCGCGGCATTGGGCCGGTCGGCGGTCTGGACGATGCGGCGCGCGCTCGCCAGATCGGGCACGGCGGTCCAGGGCATGAATTCCAGATCGCCGGTCAGCCCGAATTCGGCGGCAACGTCGCAGAAACGGCCATAGCTGTCGGTCAGGCGCGCCTCGTCGCGGTCGTCGCCCGCGACCAGAACATGACGCGCCTGCAACCGGGCGGCGCGTTCCAGAAAGGGCCGGAAGCCTTCGGGATCGAACCGCTCATTCAGGCGGGCGATCTCGACATCGGCGACGGTGATGCCGGTGTCGCGCAGCGCGGCGCGGGTTTCGCGCAGCATCCGGTCATCGGTCAGCAACGGATATGGCCCCTCGCCCGACAGCGCCGCGGGCAGCAGGCGCAGCCCGACCGAGGCGAAACCGGCCTCGGCCGCGGCCTCGATCATCTGCACGGGCGGGACGTTGGGCAATGTCAGAAAGGCCAGCGACAGAGGGTGCGGCATATCCGGTGGCTCCTTGCGTTGGGCGGCGGTCAGGTCAGGGGCGATCCCGCGACGGGCAGGGCGATGGTCGATTCCATATCCGATTTCAGCCAGTCCGGCCCCCCTTTCGGCGGCCAGATCCCGGCGGCGACCGAATCGGCGCGGGCCTTGCTGCGGGCGGCGATATCGGCATAGGGCCAGATATTGGTGAAACGCGGCCTGCCATCCAGCGCCCGCATCGCGATCAGGCATTTCGAATGCGCCTCGCGCCGGGGCAGGGCGGTTTCCCATTTCGCGGCGGTTTCGGGATAGCCGCCGCCGATGCGGAAGGGGTAAGTGCGGAACTCGTACACGCCGCCATATTGGCCGGGTTCGACCGGCGGCATGAAGGGGAACGGCTCATAGCTGTCCAGCGACAGATCGGCCAGCACGTCGCCGCAGTTGAAGGGGCTGGTGCTTTCATGGGTGCGTTTGCGTTCTGCCAGCAGGCTGCCCGCGTCGTCGAAACCGCGCAGCACCAGCATCCGGTTCAGCCGCCCGATATCGACCATCCACATGCCCAGCAACCGTCCCTGACCTTCGGCTGCAAAGGCGGGCACGCCCTCGACCGCACGCGGCGCGGTGCCCATGGGCAGAAACAGGGTGGCGAGTTCGTAATATGTCATGCTGTCATCTCCTGTTCAGCGTGTTGTCCGGTCAAGGCGGGCAGGCCGGCCAGATCGCGTCCGGCAAGAAAGCCGAAGCTCATCCCCGGACCCAGATTGATGCCGCCGGCGGGATAGGTGCCGCCCATCACGCTGGCCGCGTCGGTGCCCACCGCATAAAGCCCCGCGATGGGGGCTTCCGCCCCGTCCAGCACCCGTGCCCGCGCATCGACGGCAAGGCCTGCGAAGGTGCCCAGACTGCCCGGCACCACCTCGACCGCGTAAAAGGGGCCGTCTCCGATGGGTGCGACGCAGGGGTTCGGACCATGCCCGGCATCGCCGCCCGCGCGGTTATAGGGCGTCTCTCCGCGCCCGAAGGCCGGGTCGCGGCCATGCTGCGCATGTTCGTTATAGGCCGCGATCGTTGCCTCCAGCCCCACCGGGTCGATGCCGCAGGCGGTCGCCAGATCGCGCAATGTCCGCCCGCGCTTCAGATAGCCCGAGCGGATCGATGGCCACAGCGGCACCGGCGCCGGCTTTGCATGACCCAGCCCATAGCGGCGGACAAAGCGATGATCGGCAATCAGCCAGCAGACCGGGCGCTGCCCCTGCGGCGTCACCTGCAACAGCCGCCCGATGAACTGGTGATAGCCATCGGCCTCATTCGCAAAGCGGCGCCCATCGGCGGTGACGGCGATGATGCCGGGCTTGGCGCGCTCGATCAGATGCGGGAAATGCCCCGGCGGGCGGTTGCGACAGGGCACCAGCGACACCGGCGCCCAGCTTGCCGGATGCAGCAGCGCGGCGTCGATCCGGCCCCCGACGGATTCGCCAAGGGCCAGCCCGTCGCCGGTATTTTCGGGGGGCGCGGCGGTCCAGTGTTCCTGCCCGGTCGGCGCGTGGGGGAAGCTGGTCCTGCGCCGGGCCGGATCGGCGGGATAGCCGCCTGCCGCCAGCACCACCCCACGGCGCGCGTGGATCCGGCGCCCGTCCGGCAGCATGACGCCGCCGACCCTGCCGTCCTGACGCAGCAACCCCGATGCAGGGGTCGAGGTGCGGATCTCGACCCCCTGCGCAAAGGCGATCGCGGCCAGCCGCGCCACCAGCGCATTGCCGTTGACCAGATGCATGCCGCGCCCATGCCATGCGCTGTCCAGCAGATGGCGCAGAAAACGCCGCGAGACATGCCAGAATGACGCGACCGAGCGCGTGACTTGCAGGAAATGCCCCAGATCGGCGCCCGAGGCGATGCCCATGCCCATGAAGGTCGTTTCGCGTTTGGGACGGCGCAGGCGGTGCAGATCGCGACCCAGACGGCGTCCGTCGAAAGGTGCCACCGTCACCGAACGCCCGCCCGTGCCCGCGCCGGGCAGATCGCCCAGCATGTCGGGCACCGCATTGCCGTCGCGCCACTCCATCCCCAGATCGCGCAGGAACCCGACCATGAGCGGCCCGGCCTGAAGAAACGCCTCGATCCGGTCGCTGTCATGGTTGTTGCCCAGCACGGCACGCAGATAGGTGCGGATCAGGTCGGGGGGTTCCTCGATCCCGGCCTCGCGCGCCAGCGGATTGCGGGGAATCCACAGCCAGCCGCCCGACCATGCGCTGGTGCCGCCGAAACGCGGATGCTTTTCCAGCACCGTGACCGACAGACCGTGATGCGCCGCCGTGATCGCCGCCGCCAGCCCGGCCGCGCCCGAGCCCACGACGACCACATCGACCGTTTCATCCATCTGTGCCGCGACATTCATTGCGGGAACCTTTCAGGGCCCGGGCGCGGCCGGGCGGTTGCGTGATTACGGTTTGGGGATGCCGAATTCCTCGGGCGATTTCTGCGCCACGCCCGCGTCGAACAGCAGCCAGCTGGACACCGATTGCCAGTTGTGCAGGAACGCCTCGGCCTCGTCGCCCGAGATGTTCATCATCAGATTGCCGCGATTTTCCATCAGCCGGCGGAAGTCCTGACTGTCGGTGGCGGCGGCAAAGGCCTCGACCAGCTTGTCCCGGGCCTCTTCGGGGGCGTCGCGGGCGACAAAGACGCCATAGAACGGCCCCCAGGGCAGGAACCGTTCCAGTTCCGGCAGCGTGTCGGTGATCGGCGGCACATCGGACAGTTGCGCGATCGCATCGCTTTCGACCACCGCCAGCGCGCGGGCGCGGCCCGCCTCGAGCATCGGTTTCGCGACCGAAAGGCTGGTCGGGATGAAATCGACCGCGCCGCCCAGCATGGCGGTAAAGCCCGGCCCCTCGCCATCGAAGGGAACGGCGGTCACATCGAATTCCGCCGCCGAAGAGATCATGGTTTCAACGACATGCGACAGGCTGCCGGGCCCCATGGTGCCCATGCGCAGCTTGCCCGGCTGGGCCTGCACCGCGTCCAGCAGATCCTGAAGGCTTTGATAGGGCGCATCCATCGGCACCGCGATCACGACCACGCCGCGCGCCGGAAGGTTGACCGGATAGAAATCGCTGTAATCCGCGTCGGCCAGCCCCAGAACCTTGTAAATCTGCGGGTTTTCCGCCCCGAACAGCAGGGTATAACCGTCCGGCCGCTGTGCCTGCGCATAGCGCATCCCGATCACGCCCGAGCCGCCGCTGCGGTTGTTCATCACGACGCTGCGGCCCAGAACCTCGTCCGCGACGGGTTTCAGCGCGCGGCTGACTGTATCGGTCGCGCCGCCGACACCCCATTGAATGATGCCGTTGATATCGCGGTCGGGATAATCCTGAGAAAGTGCCGGAACCGTGGTCAGCGCCAGCACCGCCGCGCCATGTATGAACTTCCGTATCATCTTGCCTTCTCCTCCTGTTGAAACCAGTCCGTGGTTGCGCGCCCTCCTGCGCGCGGTCGGTCAATCGGCGAAAAACGCCACCATCCGTTCGGCGACACCGTTGAACATGCCAAGCCCGGTCATCGTCCCGCATCCCGCCGCGCGTGCCTGCGCGATCAGCGGCGTCACCTCGGGGCGGGTGACGCAATCGGCGACGAATTGCTTCGGGTGCAGCCCTGCCGGATCGGCGGGCAGGGGATCGGTGGGGTTCATGCCCATCGGCGTGGCATTGGCGATGATGTCGAAGCCATCGGGCCGGGCGCTGCCAAGGCTCACGCGACCGGGGAAACGCGCCGTCAGCCGCGCGATCAGGTCGTCCCGGCGCGTCTGATCGGCATCGTGGACCGCCAGCGAGGCCGCGCCCTGATCCAGAAATTCATAAGCGATGGCCGAGCCTGCGCCGCCCGCACCGATCAGCAGGACCGTCCTGCCCTCGATCTGCCCGCCCTGCGCGCGGATGCCCGCGACATAGCCCTGACCGTCGCAATGATCGCCCAGCCATGCGCCGTCAGCCTCGCGCCGCAGGATATTGGCTGCGCCGATGAAGGCGGCCCGGTCCGACAGGCGGTCGCAAATCCCGGCCGCCGCGAATTTATGGGGGACGGTGATGACCAGCCCATCGACATTGCCGATCCGTTTCAGCCCCTCGACCACGGCAGCGAAATCCGCGGGACGCACATGCAGCGGCGGCACGATGGCGTTCACGCCGCGCCCGGCCAGGCTTTGGCTGAGAAGGGCAGGCGATTTCACCTGCGCGATGGGGTCGCCAAGGATCGGAATAAGCCGCGTCTCTCCGTCAAGCTGCATGGGCGTCTTCTCCTTTGCTGATGCGATGAATTGCGATAAATGTGATGTAAGTCAATAGTTGAATGGTATTCCGATTTATGATGCTGGTGAGATGAGCGGTGCGTTCTTGCCGCAAGTTACTGATTAAAATGCATTTGCAGCGACCTTGTTCTTTGGCAAAAAATGGAATATCAATCCACTTTGGAACAGAATGACCTGAAGTATGGGGTAAACCGGATGAGTTCTTCGCTGGAACGCGGGCTGACGATTCTGGATCTTCTGTCCAGACAGCCCGAGGGAATGGCGGTCGGGCAGGTCGCGTCAGAGCTTGATCTGCCGCCAAGCGGTGTGCATCGGATGCTGAAGCAACTGGTCGATTACGGCTATGTGCATCAGGACGGGACCAAGGGCGCCTATATGCTGGGCATGAAACTGCCGGCGCTGGGGCTGTCCTTTCTGGCGCAAAGCGGCATTACCGATGTCGCGCAGCCGATTCTTGACCGGCTGGCCGCGCAAAGCCGCCAGCTTGTGCGGCTCAGCGTGATCGACGGCGGCAATCTGGTCTGGGTCGCGGTGGCGCAGGGGGCGACGACCGGGCTGCGTTACGACCCCGGACGGGAACAGGGGGCGACGGCGCATCTGGCCAGTTCGGCCAGCGGACTGGCATGGCTGTCCACGATGAGCGACGAGGACGCGCTGATGAAGGTCGCGCAGCAGGGCTTTGTGCAGGACTGTTCCGGGCCGGGCGCGCCGGGTTCGGCGGCAGACCTGATCCGGCGGCTGGAGGAGACACGCGGCAAGGGCTATGCGATCAGCATCGACAGCTTCATTCCCGGCATGGCGGCGATTGCCGCGCCGATCCGGTCGGCGGATTCGGTCGCCATCGGCTCGATCTCGGTGGCGGGGCCGTCGATTCTGCTGGATGTGGCGCAGATGGAGGCGCTGGCCCCCGCGCTTCTGGATGCGGCGCGGGAAATGGCCCATGCCGCCGGTGCATCGGTCTATTTCAGGCGGCAGCTTCGCGGTTAACGATGCGCCTGCGCTGTCGCGTGGGAAGGCGACCGATGCCTGCGCCAGACCTCGATCATCCAGCCCAGCATGATGGCGTTGAGGATATGCCACATGAAATGCGTCCCAAGCGGCATGGCCTTGCACAGCGACTGGTCAAGCGTGCGGAAGGTCAGCGATACGATCAGGATGCCCGCGCCAATGGCCAGCCCGCACGCCGTATCCGGCAGGCGTTTGCGCAGCAGCACCGCATAGATCAGGATCAACAGCGGCACCGGCGCATAGCTGGCAGAAGAGCCAAGCCCCGGCACCATCGAAAAGACCGGCACCGTCGCGGCGGCATAGGGGATGAAGCCCGCCGTGACCAGCGCCGCCACCCACGGCCGCGCGCCGAAATAGTCGCGGGTCGCGGCAAAGACATAGAGCAGGATGAAGCCCAGGATCGGCAGCACATCCATCAGCCCGGTCAGCCGGTTCGCATGGGTGTGGAACAGCCACGACCCGATGCCGATGACGAACAGCACCGCCGCCAGCGCCCGGCCCATGGCCATGCCCGGCCCCCTCAGCCGCGCCCAGACGATGATGGCGGCGATCAGAAAAGCAAGGTTCGTCAGCGCATTGACCGGCTCGGACCAGTATTCCGGGCCGGTGCGCTCGCAATAGGCATCAACCGGGGCAAGCCAATCCATCGAAACATTCCCGTCGCCGTTCTTTCCGCCCCGACAATCGCCGGACGGGCGGGATTTGCCAACCGGGTTACGCTGAAATCGTCGGGGGCAGGCGGGCAGATGCGCCGCTTTGTGCCATTGGCTTCGGCGGGGCTTGCGCCTTTTGGCGCCTTGCGTCACGGTTCATGTCAGAAACCCCGGACCAACGGGGCAGACCATTCATCAGGGAAACCACCATGCGACATCTTCTGACCCCGCGCGCCATCCTTCTGGCCTCGGCGCTGGCCATCGCGCCCGCAGCCTATGCGGATACGCCCGCCGACACGCTGGTCGTGGCGCATACCATCGACGACATCATCAGCCTCGATCCCGCGCAAAGCTTCGAGTTCTCGGGCAATGACGTGAACCAGAACACCTATGACCGACTGGTCGATTTCGATCCGCTGGACCCTGATGCCGGTTTCAAACCCAGCCTTGCCGAAAGCTGGGAAGTGGCCGAGGACGGCATGTCCATCACCCTGAAGATGCGCGAGGGGGTCACGTTCCATTCCGGCAACCCGGTCCGGGCCGAGGATGCCGCATGGTCGCTGCAACGCGCGGTCAAGCTGAACCTGACCCCCGCCTTCATCCTGACCCAGTTCGGCTTTACCCCCGAGAATGTCGAGGAAAAGATCACCTTCGACGACACCACCCTGACGCTGCATATGGATCAGCCCTATGCGCCCAGCTTCGTGCTGAACTGCCTGACCGCCAATATCGCCAGCATCGTGGACAAGGAAACCGTCCTGCCGCATGTCGACGGCGAGGATCTGGGCAATGCCTGGCTGTCGACCAATGCCGCGGGTTCGGGCGCCTATACGCTGGCCGCGTGGCGCGCGAACGAGGCCGTGCAGTTCACCGCCTATGACGACTACTGGCAGGGCGCGCCAGAGATGAAGCGCGTGATCGTGCGCAACGTCGCCGAATCCAGCGCGCAAAGGCTGCTGCTGGAACAGGGCGACATCGACGTGGCGCGGAACCTGTCGCCGACCGATGTGGATTCGCTGCGCAATGTCGAGGGGGTCACGATTCAGGACGAGCCGCGCGGGCGTATCCTCTATATGGGCCTGAACCAGAATGACGAGGTGCTGTCGAACCCCGCCGTCATCGAGGCGATGAAGCATCTGGTCGATTACGAGGGGATCGCCGACAGCTTCCTCAAGGGGATGTTCGCGCCGCATCAGACCTTCCTGCCCATGGGTTATCTGGGCGTGCTGGAGGATCAGCCCTGGACCTATGATGTCGAAAAGGCCAAGGCGCTGATCGAGGAAGCCGGGCTGGCCGGCAGCACCGTCACCACCAAGGTCCGCGACCTGCGCGAATATACCGACGTGGCGCAGGCGCTTCAGGCCAGCATGGCCGAGGCCGGGCTGACGCTGAATATCGAACAGATGACCGGCGCGCAGGTGCTGGATGCCTATCGCGCGCGGTCGGTGCCGATCTTCATCGGCGAATGGGGCCCGGATTATTCCGACCCGAACACCAATGCCGCGACCTTCGCCTTCAACCCCGACAACAGCGCCGAGGCGGCGGCGACCGGCCTGCTGGCATGGCGCAACGCCTATGCCGTGCCCGACGAGATGAACGAGGCGACGCAGGCGGCTACGCTGGAACAGGATGCCGACACCCGCGCCCAGATGTATATCGACATCCAGAAGCAATATCAGGCCGAGGCGCCGATCGTGCCGATGTTCCAGCGCATCGAACCCACCGGTCTGCGCGAGAATGTGCAGAACTGGTTCTCGGGCCGGGCGGTGACGTCGGTCATGTATCGTCAGGTGACGAAGGGCGAATAAGCCTTGGCCGTCACCGATACCAATCCTGGGCTGGGGCCGGGCGCCGCCCCGCCGGGCCGCCCCGGACGGGGCGCCGCCCGTCGCCGCCGCGCCCGCAGCATCGGCGGCACGCTTCTGTCGCTGGCGCTGACGCTGCTGGGGCTGTTGCTGGTCACCTTCATCATCGGCCGCGTCATGCCCATCGACCCGGTGCTGAAGGTGGTGGGCGACCGCGCCTCGCAGGCGCAATACGAGGCCGCATATCGCGCGATGGGACTGGACCAGCCGCTTTACATCCAGTTCTGGCGCTATATCGGCGATGTGCTGACCGGCGATTTCGGCCGTTCGATCTCGACCGGGCAGCTGGTGGTCAACGACATCAAGCGCGTCTTTCCCGCCACGTTCGAACTGGCGACGCTTGGCACCCTGATCGGTGTCTTTGTCGGCGTACCGCTGGGGGTGATCGCGGCGGCGCGACGCGGCGGCATCATCGACCAGATCGCGCGGGTGGTGGCGCTGGTGGGTTATTCCATGCCGATCTTCTGGCTGGGGCTGATGGGCCTGCTGGTGTTTTACGGCATCCTCGGCTGGGTCGGAGGGCCGGGGCGGCAGGGCATCATCTATGACGGCATGGTGCCGGTCGTCACCGGGCTGATCCTTGTCGATTCGCTGATCGCGGGCGATTGGGGTGCGTTCAAGGATGCCTTCA
Proteins encoded in this region:
- a CDS encoding shikimate dehydrogenase family protein, whose translation is MQLDGETRLIPILGDPIAQVKSPALLSQSLAGRGVNAIVPPLHVRPADFAAVVEGLKRIGNVDGLVITVPHKFAAAGICDRLSDRAAFIGAANILRREADGAWLGDHCDGQGYVAGIRAQGGQIEGRTVLLIGAGGAGSAIAYEFLDQGAASLAVHDADQTRRDDLIARLTARFPGRVSLGSARPDGFDIIANATPMGMNPTDPLPADPAGLHPKQFVADCVTRPEVTPLIAQARAAGCGTMTGLGMFNGVAERMVAFFAD
- a CDS encoding IclR family transcriptional regulator; the encoded protein is MSSSLERGLTILDLLSRQPEGMAVGQVASELDLPPSGVHRMLKQLVDYGYVHQDGTKGAYMLGMKLPALGLSFLAQSGITDVAQPILDRLAAQSRQLVRLSVIDGGNLVWVAVAQGATTGLRYDPGREQGATAHLASSASGLAWLSTMSDEDALMKVAQQGFVQDCSGPGAPGSAADLIRRLEETRGKGYAISIDSFIPGMAAIAAPIRSADSVAIGSISVAGPSILLDVAQMEALAPALLDAAREMAHAAGASVYFRRQLRG
- a CDS encoding universal stress protein; protein product: MSYRSILAVYSGEADGRASLAMAVGLQRAWNLHVTGLAWHGLNTLQRHWRGVLPRDIEDMLAERDADTVSEIRDRFMTALRERGDPSRAAFLEIAGNGSLSLAETARGFDLVVMGRRSSETGLEHFSARPDVVALRSGRPVMVTPPNHPEGPLPQRVVIGWDGKRNAARAILDALPFLIAADEVLLLSIGKAPPERKGAEILNLLKHHGVKARQEIRAEGRGNIGRQILDASQELGAGMLVIGAYEHSKFHEDLLGGVTNLLLEQAHLPVLMSH
- a CDS encoding FAD-dependent oxidoreductase; protein product: MNVAAQMDETVDVVVVGSGAAGLAAAITAAHHGLSVTVLEKHPRFGGTSAWSGGWLWIPRNPLAREAGIEEPPDLIRTYLRAVLGNNHDSDRIEAFLQAGPLMVGFLRDLGMEWRDGNAVPDMLGDLPGAGTGGRSVTVAPFDGRRLGRDLHRLRRPKRETTFMGMGIASGADLGHFLQVTRSVASFWHVSRRFLRHLLDSAWHGRGMHLVNGNALVARLAAIAFAQGVEIRTSTPASGLLRQDGRVGGVMLPDGRRIHARRGVVLAAGGYPADPARRRTSFPHAPTGQEHWTAAPPENTGDGLALGESVGGRIDAALLHPASWAPVSLVPCRNRPPGHFPHLIERAKPGIIAVTADGRRFANEADGYHQFIGRLLQVTPQGQRPVCWLIADHRFVRRYGLGHAKPAPVPLWPSIRSGYLKRGRTLRDLATACGIDPVGLEATIAAYNEHAQHGRDPAFGRGETPYNRAGGDAGHGPNPCVAPIGDGPFYAVEVVPGSLGTFAGLAVDARARVLDGAEAPIAGLYAVGTDAASVMGGTYPAGGINLGPGMSFGFLAGRDLAGLPALTGQHAEQEMTA
- a CDS encoding ceramidase domain-containing protein produces the protein MDWLAPVDAYCERTGPEYWSEPVNALTNLAFLIAAIIVWARLRGPGMAMGRALAAVLFVIGIGSWLFHTHANRLTGLMDVLPILGFILLYVFAATRDYFGARPWVAALVTAGFIPYAAATVPVFSMVPGLGSSASYAPVPLLILIYAVLLRKRLPDTACGLAIGAGILIVSLTFRTLDQSLCKAMPLGTHFMWHILNAIMLGWMIEVWRRHRSPSHATAQAHR
- a CDS encoding NIPSNAP family protein: MTYYELATLFLPMGTAPRAVEGVPAFAAEGQGRLLGMWMVDIGRLNRMLVLRGFDDAGSLLAERKRTHESTSPFNCGDVLADLSLDSYEPFPFMPPVEPGQYGGVYEFRTYPFRIGGGYPETAAKWETALPRREAHSKCLIAMRALDGRPRFTNIWPYADIAARSKARADSVAAGIWPPKGGPDWLKSDMESTIALPVAGSPLT
- a CDS encoding sugar phosphate isomerase/epimerase family protein, which codes for MPHPLSLAFLTLPNVPPVQMIEAAAEAGFASVGLRLLPAALSGEGPYPLLTDDRMLRETRAALRDTGITVADVEIARLNERFDPEGFRPFLERAARLQARHVLVAGDDRDEARLTDSYGRFCDVAAEFGLTGDLEFMPWTAVPDLASARRIVQTADRPNAAILIDALHYDRAPTTLDEIRAVPASQINYVQFCDGPHPYDPSDEGLIAIARGGRLMPGCGAIDLTGLARAIPDDVAISVEVADLSNRLSPRETALRAAQTTRMILRAAGRCDRSPDQSREE
- a CDS encoding Bug family tripartite tricarboxylate transporter substrate binding protein encodes the protein MIRKFIHGAAVLALTTVPALSQDYPDRDINGIIQWGVGGATDTVSRALKPVADEVLGRSVVMNNRSGGSGVIGMRYAQAQRPDGYTLLFGAENPQIYKVLGLADADYSDFYPVNLPARGVVVIAVPMDAPYQSLQDLLDAVQAQPGKLRMGTMGPGSLSHVVETMISSAAEFDVTAVPFDGEGPGFTAMLGGAVDFIPTSLSVAKPMLEAGRARALAVVESDAIAQLSDVPPITDTLPELERFLPWGPFYGVFVARDAPEEARDKLVEAFAAATDSQDFRRLMENRGNLMMNISGDEAEAFLHNWQSVSSWLLFDAGVAQKSPEEFGIPKP
- a CDS encoding ABC transporter substrate-binding protein gives rise to the protein MRHLLTPRAILLASALAIAPAAYADTPADTLVVAHTIDDIISLDPAQSFEFSGNDVNQNTYDRLVDFDPLDPDAGFKPSLAESWEVAEDGMSITLKMREGVTFHSGNPVRAEDAAWSLQRAVKLNLTPAFILTQFGFTPENVEEKITFDDTTLTLHMDQPYAPSFVLNCLTANIASIVDKETVLPHVDGEDLGNAWLSTNAAGSGAYTLAAWRANEAVQFTAYDDYWQGAPEMKRVIVRNVAESSAQRLLLEQGDIDVARNLSPTDVDSLRNVEGVTIQDEPRGRILYMGLNQNDEVLSNPAVIEAMKHLVDYEGIADSFLKGMFAPHQTFLPMGYLGVLEDQPWTYDVEKAKALIEEAGLAGSTVTTKVRDLREYTDVAQALQASMAEAGLTLNIEQMTGAQVLDAYRARSVPIFIGEWGPDYSDPNTNAATFAFNPDNSAEAAATGLLAWRNAYAVPDEMNEATQAATLEQDADTRAQMYIDIQKQYQAEAPIVPMFQRIEPTGLRENVQNWFSGRAVTSVMYRQVTKGE
- a CDS encoding FAD-dependent oxidoreductase, which translates into the protein MSQANKTIVPEDVDLLVIGAGAGGMTTALIAALEGLRVVLCEKTGQAGGTTSTSGGTTWVPGNSLGAEIGAPDDARDAAAFLRHVTGDRDGEDLRQAFLASGRAAIDDLQNRSEVKFAASAAHPDYLDGPGSAWGGRALGPLPFDGRLLGDDFPRVRPPRREFMGLGGMMVGRAEIDALLNPFGSVANFRNGTGIVLRYLKDRLRHPRGTRLLMGNALVARLLFSLRRLNVPVLFDTSLDQLLVEDGRVTGTSLRDPQGGRVIRARRGVVLATGGIGWNDAIRTRLFPEATRGLSLSPETNTGDGADAAMRIGARLTDGGDSPALWMPCSTFRRADGQLAVWPHILLDRAKPGLLAVDASGQRFVNESDSYHDFCMGQIRKGRPAIPAWLICDAAFIRRYGLGMVLPGGRGLRAMLKAGYLLTAPDLTTLAERIGVGAEALTRTVARYNQFATSGEDSDFGRGTSAMNRFNGDAQAGGANPCLGPVGPGPFYALAVTPADLASSAGLAGDIHGRVLDQAGAPIAGLYAVGNDLASIFGGTYPGPGTTIGPALVFGWRVARHAAGLPTPDRLD